A genomic segment from Coccinella septempunctata chromosome 3, icCocSept1.1, whole genome shotgun sequence encodes:
- the LOC123309129 gene encoding proton channel OtopLc isoform X3 has protein sequence MKSVMLGGSKESSLSDQERSQEIIRCKAKIYKLNMQRCPYIHEMKERLLGEQISLEPPPKIVPAQSNNKMESSPTPTQQQPVATIVRLNADGYGSPTHHVADRTPLMPRDIVEDLSCPDESHYPKNAKTSLFIIMSFVYAKLLIVVCIAYVISDVVTHNIPLYYYEGFFTYLYGMSILFLLYVFCFLLQESTCCSGTEKNEPPKKLTKDKTKEKEKEKKKEEEKKKKEEKEKKEKEKKEKAKEKDKDKKPKKQEKGTYRRNSEGVVDSGLPVPVTELSVQNDVPVVSQEQTAPVSQPPVPPPQPQLPTAPLAVTPVPPASVDLELGTVAKCKRKRKTTQNDHSHGSFFLRIGAIAFGLATMIYNGLEFGTFFEIPFTSPCYMILKGVNPVLQMIFTFMQMYFIFMNSRLNIHRFKVIARFGLMHVVATNICVWIRTLVLEYIKEVTLYHQKVFNATLPSGYSPIAESIRLHTMRNANSVLGTHVVQPDKVFPTLSALATSSDATTPTVSSYLWNTIRTAATTLRSVPTTLPTTTTRRYLTTTTQAVPRTVHKFFQTFAPITTTTTTTTTTTTTTPIPTTLLTKTTTRAWRAMTTAATEPTTTLRNDYMDFMSFQNLAKVAEDSRSSLNVSERLDSLFPQALVAFNSTTNASENSCGRLNIMGTIVNDSAPYLFPFIIEYSLIGAAVIYVMWKHIGRNPKYVTEEDLEHRLEIMLSRRAAALAHAQQHGRVDCVGASKGLFFGLLLLVGSLICLILFFVLIHQERFSLLAIYLADVSHCALMALSIIAIIIGFIRVQSLKFKAEEQTDLNDILLRVSAFGLFLYAVFSIIAGHLNAFTKEPNMLVMITGCLSVVQVVLQLLFIADVSRRRVHLPEHDRSKPGRQVVTFLLICNVTMWIIYTFEIQKVEANPVQLEFYGFLAWAIVQRFTLPLCIFHRFHSAVTLAEIWKTSYKARLE, from the exons TATAAACTCAACATGCAGAGGTGTCCTTACATCCACGAGATGAAGGAGCGCCTTCTTGGCGAGCAAATATCCTTAGAACCCCCTCCCAAAATAGTTCCGGCTCAATCCAACAACAAGATGGAATCATCCCCTACGCCAACACAGCAACAACCTGTAGCCACCATAGTTAGA TTAAACGCTGATGGATATGGTTCTCCAACACATCACGTGGCAGATAGAACACCCCTCATGCCTCGGGATATTGTGGAGGACTTGTCCTGCCCTGACGAATCCCATTATCCAAAAAATGCCAA AACCTCGTTGTTCATAATCATGAGTTTCGTGTATGCGAAACTCCTGATCGTCGTCTGTATCGCATACGTCATTTCCGATGTAGTAACGCACAACATACCCCTATATTACTACGAGGGATTCTTCACCTACCTCTATGGCATGAGCATATTGTTTCTCCTTTATGTCTTCTGCTTTCTCCTTCAAGAGAGCACTTGCTGCTCGGGTACAGAAAAAAATGAACCACCGAAAAAACTGACCAAAGACAAAACTAAAGAAAAGGAAAAGGAGAAGAAGAAAGAagaggaaaagaagaaaaaggaGGAGAAGGAGAAGAAGGAGAAAGAGAAGAAGGAAAAGGCTAAAGAGAAGGACAAGGATAAGAAACCTAAGAAGCAGGAGAAG GGCACTTATCGACGCAACTCAGAAGGGGTAGTGGACTCAGGTCTGCCAGTCCCTGTGACCGAACTGAGTGTACAAAATGACGTGCCTGTTGTCTCTCAGGAACAGACAGCACCTGTGTCTCAACCCCCCGTTCCTCCACCACAACCACAACTTCCAACAGCACCCTTAGCAGTAACTCCTGTTCCACCAGCTTCTGTTGACCTAGAGCTGGGTACAGTTGCGAAGTGTAAACGGAAAAGGAAAACTACGCAGAACGACCATAGTCATGGTAGTTTCTTCTTGAGGATTGGAGCTATTG CATTCGGCTTGGCTACCATGATATACAATGGACTGGAATTTGGAACGTTTTTCGAAATTCCTTTCACTTCTCCATGCTACATGATTTTGAAAGGCGTAAACCCTGTACTTCAAATGATCTTCACCTTCATGCAGATGTACTTTATATTCATGAACTCGAGG ttgaatatccaTAGATTCAAGGTCATAGCACGTTTCGGCTTGATGCATGTTGTAGCGACCAATATTTGTGTATGGATTCGAACACTGGTCCTGGAATATATAAAGGAAGTCACTCTGTATCATCAAAAAGTATTCAACGCTACCTTACCTTCTGGTTATTCTCCCATTGCAG AGAGTATTCGTTTACATACGATGAGAAACGCCAACTCTGTTCTTGGTACGCACGTTGTCCAACCAGATAAAGTCTTTCCAACCCTATCAGCACTAGCCACATCATCAGACGCTACAACACCAACGGTGAGCTCCTACCTTTGGAACACCATAAGAACAGCTGCAACTACCTTGCGAAGTGTGCCCACAACTCTGCCCACAACCACAACAAGAA GATATCTAACGACAACCACCCAAGCTGTTCCGAGAACCGTTCATAAATTCTTCCAAACGTTCGCACCAATCACCACGACGACCACAACAACAACCACAACTACAACCACAACTCCCATTCCAACAACGCTGCTGACCAAAACTACAACCAGAGCGTGGAGGGCCATGACTACTGCTGCCACTGAGCCAACGACCACTTTACGCAACGATTACATGGATTTCATGTCGTTCCAAAATTTGGCCAAAG TGGCTGAAGATTCCAGAAGTTCTCTCAATGTCTCTGAAAGGTTGGACAGTCTCTTTCCACAGGCTTTGGTGGCCTTCAACTCAACAACTAATGCCTCTGAGAATTCTTGTGGACGTTTGAACATAATGGGAACTATTGTCAACGATTCTGCACCTTATCTTTTTCCATTTATAATCGAGTATTCCTTGATTGGAGCTGCTGTTATATATGTCATGTGGAAGCATATCGGAAGAAATCCAAA ATACGTCACTGAGGAAGATCTTGAGCACAGATTAGAGATAATGCTGTCTCGGAGAGCTGCAGCTTTGGCTCATGCACAACAGCATGGTCGTGTTGACTGCGTTGGAGCCTCAAAGGGACTATTCTTCGGGCTTCTTCTCCTAGTAGGATCCCTGATCTGCCTCATACTTTTCTTCGTATTGATCCACCAAGAGCGATTCAGTCTTCTCGCCATCTATCTGGCAGATGTTTCTCACTGCGCACTTATGGCACTCAGCATAATTGCAATTATAATTGGATTTATAAG GGTCCAGAGTCTGAAGTTCAAGGCGGAAGAACAGACGGATCTGAACGATATTCTTCTGCGTGTATCAGCGTTTGGACTCTTCCTCTATGCTGTCTTCAGCATAATAGCTGGGCACCTGAATGCTTTCACCAAGGAACCAAATATGCTAGTCATGATCACCGGTTGTCTGTCTGTGGTTCAG gtgGTGTTACAGTTGTTGTTTATCGCAGATGTGTCAAGGCGCAGGGTGCATCTCCCAGAGCACGACCGTTCTAAGCCTGGAAGACAGGTTGTTACATTCCTGCTCATATGCAACGTTACAATGTGGATCATCTACACCTTTGAAATCCAGAAAGTGGAGGCGAATCCTGTTCAGTTGGAATTTTACGGGTTCTTAGCTTGGGCCATTGTGCAGCGTTTCACACTGCCCCTATGCATTTTCCACCGTTTTCACTCAGCCGTCACTTTAGCCGAAATATGGAAAACCAGCTACAAAGCCAGACTCGAGTGA
- the LOC123309129 gene encoding proton channel OtopLc isoform X6, with product MKSVMLGGSKESSLSDQERSQEIIRCKAKIYKLNMQRCPYIHEMKERLLGEQISLEPPPKIVPAQSNNKMESSPTPTQQQPVATIVRLNADGYGSPTHHVADRTPLMPRDIVEDLSCPDESHYPKNAKTSLFIIMSFVYAKLLIVVCIAYVISDVVTHNIPLYYYEGFFTYLYGMSILFLLYVFCFLLQESTCCSGTEKNEPPKKLTKDKTKEKEKEKKKEEEKKKKEEKEKKEKEKKEKAKEKDKDKKPKKQEKEQTAPVSQPPVPPPQPQLPTAPLAVTPVPPASVDLELGTVAKCKRKRKTTQNDHSHGSFFLRIGAIAFGLATMIYNGLEFGTFFEIPFTSPCYMILKGVNPVLQMIFTFMQMYFIFMNSRLNIHRFKVIARFGLMHVVATNICVWIRTLVLEYIKEVTLYHQKVFNATLPSGYSPIAESIRLHTMRNANSVLGTHVVQPDKVFPTLSALATSSDATTPTVSSYLWNTIRTAATTLRSVPTTLPTTTTRRYLTTTTQAVPRTVHKFFQTFAPITTTTTTTTTTTTTTPIPTTLLTKTTTRAWRAMTTAATEPTTTLRNDYMDFMSFQNLAKVAEDSRSSLNVSERLDSLFPQALVAFNSTTNASENSCGRLNIMGTIVNDSAPYLFPFIIEYSLIGAAVIYVMWKHIGRNPKYVTEEDLEHRLEIMLSRRAAALAHAQQHGRVDCVGASKGLFFGLLLLVGSLICLILFFVLIHQERFSLLAIYLADVSHCALMALSIIAIIIGFIRVQSLKFKAEEQTDLNDILLRVSAFGLFLYAVFSIIAGHLNAFTKEPNMLVMITGCLSVVQVVLQLLFIADVSRRRVHLPEHDRSKPGRQVVTFLLICNVTMWIIYTFEIQKVEANPVQLEFYGFLAWAIVQRFTLPLCIFHRFHSAVTLAEIWKTSYKARLE from the exons TATAAACTCAACATGCAGAGGTGTCCTTACATCCACGAGATGAAGGAGCGCCTTCTTGGCGAGCAAATATCCTTAGAACCCCCTCCCAAAATAGTTCCGGCTCAATCCAACAACAAGATGGAATCATCCCCTACGCCAACACAGCAACAACCTGTAGCCACCATAGTTAGA TTAAACGCTGATGGATATGGTTCTCCAACACATCACGTGGCAGATAGAACACCCCTCATGCCTCGGGATATTGTGGAGGACTTGTCCTGCCCTGACGAATCCCATTATCCAAAAAATGCCAA AACCTCGTTGTTCATAATCATGAGTTTCGTGTATGCGAAACTCCTGATCGTCGTCTGTATCGCATACGTCATTTCCGATGTAGTAACGCACAACATACCCCTATATTACTACGAGGGATTCTTCACCTACCTCTATGGCATGAGCATATTGTTTCTCCTTTATGTCTTCTGCTTTCTCCTTCAAGAGAGCACTTGCTGCTCGGGTACAGAAAAAAATGAACCACCGAAAAAACTGACCAAAGACAAAACTAAAGAAAAGGAAAAGGAGAAGAAGAAAGAagaggaaaagaagaaaaaggaGGAGAAGGAGAAGAAGGAGAAAGAGAAGAAGGAAAAGGCTAAAGAGAAGGACAAGGATAAGAAACCTAAGAAGCAGGAGAAG GAACAGACAGCACCTGTGTCTCAACCCCCCGTTCCTCCACCACAACCACAACTTCCAACAGCACCCTTAGCAGTAACTCCTGTTCCACCAGCTTCTGTTGACCTAGAGCTGGGTACAGTTGCGAAGTGTAAACGGAAAAGGAAAACTACGCAGAACGACCATAGTCATGGTAGTTTCTTCTTGAGGATTGGAGCTATTG CATTCGGCTTGGCTACCATGATATACAATGGACTGGAATTTGGAACGTTTTTCGAAATTCCTTTCACTTCTCCATGCTACATGATTTTGAAAGGCGTAAACCCTGTACTTCAAATGATCTTCACCTTCATGCAGATGTACTTTATATTCATGAACTCGAGG ttgaatatccaTAGATTCAAGGTCATAGCACGTTTCGGCTTGATGCATGTTGTAGCGACCAATATTTGTGTATGGATTCGAACACTGGTCCTGGAATATATAAAGGAAGTCACTCTGTATCATCAAAAAGTATTCAACGCTACCTTACCTTCTGGTTATTCTCCCATTGCAG AGAGTATTCGTTTACATACGATGAGAAACGCCAACTCTGTTCTTGGTACGCACGTTGTCCAACCAGATAAAGTCTTTCCAACCCTATCAGCACTAGCCACATCATCAGACGCTACAACACCAACGGTGAGCTCCTACCTTTGGAACACCATAAGAACAGCTGCAACTACCTTGCGAAGTGTGCCCACAACTCTGCCCACAACCACAACAAGAA GATATCTAACGACAACCACCCAAGCTGTTCCGAGAACCGTTCATAAATTCTTCCAAACGTTCGCACCAATCACCACGACGACCACAACAACAACCACAACTACAACCACAACTCCCATTCCAACAACGCTGCTGACCAAAACTACAACCAGAGCGTGGAGGGCCATGACTACTGCTGCCACTGAGCCAACGACCACTTTACGCAACGATTACATGGATTTCATGTCGTTCCAAAATTTGGCCAAAG TGGCTGAAGATTCCAGAAGTTCTCTCAATGTCTCTGAAAGGTTGGACAGTCTCTTTCCACAGGCTTTGGTGGCCTTCAACTCAACAACTAATGCCTCTGAGAATTCTTGTGGACGTTTGAACATAATGGGAACTATTGTCAACGATTCTGCACCTTATCTTTTTCCATTTATAATCGAGTATTCCTTGATTGGAGCTGCTGTTATATATGTCATGTGGAAGCATATCGGAAGAAATCCAAA ATACGTCACTGAGGAAGATCTTGAGCACAGATTAGAGATAATGCTGTCTCGGAGAGCTGCAGCTTTGGCTCATGCACAACAGCATGGTCGTGTTGACTGCGTTGGAGCCTCAAAGGGACTATTCTTCGGGCTTCTTCTCCTAGTAGGATCCCTGATCTGCCTCATACTTTTCTTCGTATTGATCCACCAAGAGCGATTCAGTCTTCTCGCCATCTATCTGGCAGATGTTTCTCACTGCGCACTTATGGCACTCAGCATAATTGCAATTATAATTGGATTTATAAG GGTCCAGAGTCTGAAGTTCAAGGCGGAAGAACAGACGGATCTGAACGATATTCTTCTGCGTGTATCAGCGTTTGGACTCTTCCTCTATGCTGTCTTCAGCATAATAGCTGGGCACCTGAATGCTTTCACCAAGGAACCAAATATGCTAGTCATGATCACCGGTTGTCTGTCTGTGGTTCAG gtgGTGTTACAGTTGTTGTTTATCGCAGATGTGTCAAGGCGCAGGGTGCATCTCCCAGAGCACGACCGTTCTAAGCCTGGAAGACAGGTTGTTACATTCCTGCTCATATGCAACGTTACAATGTGGATCATCTACACCTTTGAAATCCAGAAAGTGGAGGCGAATCCTGTTCAGTTGGAATTTTACGGGTTCTTAGCTTGGGCCATTGTGCAGCGTTTCACACTGCCCCTATGCATTTTCCACCGTTTTCACTCAGCCGTCACTTTAGCCGAAATATGGAAAACCAGCTACAAAGCCAGACTCGAGTGA
- the LOC123309129 gene encoding proton channel OtopLc isoform X1 has product MKSVMLGGSKESSLSDQERSQEIIRCKAKIYKLNMQRCPYIHEMKERLLGEQISLEPPPKIVPAQSNNKMESSPTPTQQQPVATIVRLNADGYGSPTHHVADRTPLMPRDIVEDLSCPDESHYPKNAKTSLFIIMSFVYAKLLIVVCIAYVISDVVTHNIPLYYYEGFFTYLYGMSILFLLYVFCFLLQESTCCSGTEKNEPPKKLTKDKTKEKEKEKKKEEEKKKKEEKEKKEKEKKEKAKEKDKDKKPKKQEKMEIYPRKKRDLVHQKSISSFCEGTYRRNSEGVVDSGLPVPVTELSVQNDVPVVSQEQTAPVSQPPVPPPQPQLPTAPLAVTPVPPASVDLELGTVAKCKRKRKTTQNDHSHGSFFLRIGAIAFGLATMIYNGLEFGTFFEIPFTSPCYMILKGVNPVLQMIFTFMQMYFIFMNSRLNIHRFKVIARFGLMHVVATNICVWIRTLVLEYIKEVTLYHQKVFNATLPSGYSPIAESIRLHTMRNANSVLGTHVVQPDKVFPTLSALATSSDATTPTVSSYLWNTIRTAATTLRSVPTTLPTTTTRRYLTTTTQAVPRTVHKFFQTFAPITTTTTTTTTTTTTTPIPTTLLTKTTTRAWRAMTTAATEPTTTLRNDYMDFMSFQNLAKVAEDSRSSLNVSERLDSLFPQALVAFNSTTNASENSCGRLNIMGTIVNDSAPYLFPFIIEYSLIGAAVIYVMWKHIGRNPKYVTEEDLEHRLEIMLSRRAAALAHAQQHGRVDCVGASKGLFFGLLLLVGSLICLILFFVLIHQERFSLLAIYLADVSHCALMALSIIAIIIGFIRVQSLKFKAEEQTDLNDILLRVSAFGLFLYAVFSIIAGHLNAFTKEPNMLVMITGCLSVVQVVLQLLFIADVSRRRVHLPEHDRSKPGRQVVTFLLICNVTMWIIYTFEIQKVEANPVQLEFYGFLAWAIVQRFTLPLCIFHRFHSAVTLAEIWKTSYKARLE; this is encoded by the exons TATAAACTCAACATGCAGAGGTGTCCTTACATCCACGAGATGAAGGAGCGCCTTCTTGGCGAGCAAATATCCTTAGAACCCCCTCCCAAAATAGTTCCGGCTCAATCCAACAACAAGATGGAATCATCCCCTACGCCAACACAGCAACAACCTGTAGCCACCATAGTTAGA TTAAACGCTGATGGATATGGTTCTCCAACACATCACGTGGCAGATAGAACACCCCTCATGCCTCGGGATATTGTGGAGGACTTGTCCTGCCCTGACGAATCCCATTATCCAAAAAATGCCAA AACCTCGTTGTTCATAATCATGAGTTTCGTGTATGCGAAACTCCTGATCGTCGTCTGTATCGCATACGTCATTTCCGATGTAGTAACGCACAACATACCCCTATATTACTACGAGGGATTCTTCACCTACCTCTATGGCATGAGCATATTGTTTCTCCTTTATGTCTTCTGCTTTCTCCTTCAAGAGAGCACTTGCTGCTCGGGTACAGAAAAAAATGAACCACCGAAAAAACTGACCAAAGACAAAACTAAAGAAAAGGAAAAGGAGAAGAAGAAAGAagaggaaaagaagaaaaaggaGGAGAAGGAGAAGAAGGAGAAAGAGAAGAAGGAAAAGGCTAAAGAGAAGGACAAGGATAAGAAACCTAAGAAGCAGGAGAAG ATGGAGATATACCCACGCAAGAAGCGTGATCTGGTTCATCAGAAAAGTATCTCTAGTTTCTGCGAG GGCACTTATCGACGCAACTCAGAAGGGGTAGTGGACTCAGGTCTGCCAGTCCCTGTGACCGAACTGAGTGTACAAAATGACGTGCCTGTTGTCTCTCAGGAACAGACAGCACCTGTGTCTCAACCCCCCGTTCCTCCACCACAACCACAACTTCCAACAGCACCCTTAGCAGTAACTCCTGTTCCACCAGCTTCTGTTGACCTAGAGCTGGGTACAGTTGCGAAGTGTAAACGGAAAAGGAAAACTACGCAGAACGACCATAGTCATGGTAGTTTCTTCTTGAGGATTGGAGCTATTG CATTCGGCTTGGCTACCATGATATACAATGGACTGGAATTTGGAACGTTTTTCGAAATTCCTTTCACTTCTCCATGCTACATGATTTTGAAAGGCGTAAACCCTGTACTTCAAATGATCTTCACCTTCATGCAGATGTACTTTATATTCATGAACTCGAGG ttgaatatccaTAGATTCAAGGTCATAGCACGTTTCGGCTTGATGCATGTTGTAGCGACCAATATTTGTGTATGGATTCGAACACTGGTCCTGGAATATATAAAGGAAGTCACTCTGTATCATCAAAAAGTATTCAACGCTACCTTACCTTCTGGTTATTCTCCCATTGCAG AGAGTATTCGTTTACATACGATGAGAAACGCCAACTCTGTTCTTGGTACGCACGTTGTCCAACCAGATAAAGTCTTTCCAACCCTATCAGCACTAGCCACATCATCAGACGCTACAACACCAACGGTGAGCTCCTACCTTTGGAACACCATAAGAACAGCTGCAACTACCTTGCGAAGTGTGCCCACAACTCTGCCCACAACCACAACAAGAA GATATCTAACGACAACCACCCAAGCTGTTCCGAGAACCGTTCATAAATTCTTCCAAACGTTCGCACCAATCACCACGACGACCACAACAACAACCACAACTACAACCACAACTCCCATTCCAACAACGCTGCTGACCAAAACTACAACCAGAGCGTGGAGGGCCATGACTACTGCTGCCACTGAGCCAACGACCACTTTACGCAACGATTACATGGATTTCATGTCGTTCCAAAATTTGGCCAAAG TGGCTGAAGATTCCAGAAGTTCTCTCAATGTCTCTGAAAGGTTGGACAGTCTCTTTCCACAGGCTTTGGTGGCCTTCAACTCAACAACTAATGCCTCTGAGAATTCTTGTGGACGTTTGAACATAATGGGAACTATTGTCAACGATTCTGCACCTTATCTTTTTCCATTTATAATCGAGTATTCCTTGATTGGAGCTGCTGTTATATATGTCATGTGGAAGCATATCGGAAGAAATCCAAA ATACGTCACTGAGGAAGATCTTGAGCACAGATTAGAGATAATGCTGTCTCGGAGAGCTGCAGCTTTGGCTCATGCACAACAGCATGGTCGTGTTGACTGCGTTGGAGCCTCAAAGGGACTATTCTTCGGGCTTCTTCTCCTAGTAGGATCCCTGATCTGCCTCATACTTTTCTTCGTATTGATCCACCAAGAGCGATTCAGTCTTCTCGCCATCTATCTGGCAGATGTTTCTCACTGCGCACTTATGGCACTCAGCATAATTGCAATTATAATTGGATTTATAAG GGTCCAGAGTCTGAAGTTCAAGGCGGAAGAACAGACGGATCTGAACGATATTCTTCTGCGTGTATCAGCGTTTGGACTCTTCCTCTATGCTGTCTTCAGCATAATAGCTGGGCACCTGAATGCTTTCACCAAGGAACCAAATATGCTAGTCATGATCACCGGTTGTCTGTCTGTGGTTCAG gtgGTGTTACAGTTGTTGTTTATCGCAGATGTGTCAAGGCGCAGGGTGCATCTCCCAGAGCACGACCGTTCTAAGCCTGGAAGACAGGTTGTTACATTCCTGCTCATATGCAACGTTACAATGTGGATCATCTACACCTTTGAAATCCAGAAAGTGGAGGCGAATCCTGTTCAGTTGGAATTTTACGGGTTCTTAGCTTGGGCCATTGTGCAGCGTTTCACACTGCCCCTATGCATTTTCCACCGTTTTCACTCAGCCGTCACTTTAGCCGAAATATGGAAAACCAGCTACAAAGCCAGACTCGAGTGA
- the LOC123309129 gene encoding proton channel OtopLc isoform X8 yields the protein MKSVMLGGSKESSLSDQERSQEIIRCKAKIYKLNMQRCPYIHEMKERLLGEQISLEPPPKIVPAQSNNKMESSPTPTQQQPVATIVRLNADGYGSPTHHVADRTPLMPRDIVEDLSCPDESHYPKNAKTSLFIIMSFVYAKLLIVVCIAYVISDVVTHNIPLYYYEGFFTYLYGMSILFLLYVFCFLLQESTCCSGTEKNEPPKKLTKDKTKEKEKEKKKEEEKKKKEEKEKKEKEKKEKAKEKDKDKKPKKQEKMEIYPRKKRDLVHQKSISSFCEGTYRRNSEGVVDSGLPVPVTELSVQNDVPVVSQEQTAPVSQPPVPPPQPQLPTAPLAVTPVPPASVDLELGTVAKCKRKRKTTQNDHSHGSFFLRIGAIAFGLATMIYNGLEFGTFFEIPFTSPCYMILKGVNPVLQMIFTFMQMYFIFMNSRLNIHRFKVIARFGLMHVVATNICVWIRTLVLEYIKEVTLYHQKVFNATLPSGYSPIAESIRLHTMRNANSVLGTHVVQPDKVFPTLSALATSSDATTPTVSSYLWNTIRTAATTLRSVPTTLPTTTTRMAEDSRSSLNVSERLDSLFPQALVAFNSTTNASENSCGRLNIMGTIVNDSAPYLFPFIIEYSLIGAAVIYVMWKHIGRNPKYVTEEDLEHRLEIMLSRRAAALAHAQQHGRVDCVGASKGLFFGLLLLVGSLICLILFFVLIHQERFSLLAIYLADVSHCALMALSIIAIIIGFIRVQSLKFKAEEQTDLNDILLRVSAFGLFLYAVFSIIAGHLNAFTKEPNMLVMITGCLSVVQVVLQLLFIADVSRRRVHLPEHDRSKPGRQVVTFLLICNVTMWIIYTFEIQKVEANPVQLEFYGFLAWAIVQRFTLPLCIFHRFHSAVTLAEIWKTSYKARLE from the exons TATAAACTCAACATGCAGAGGTGTCCTTACATCCACGAGATGAAGGAGCGCCTTCTTGGCGAGCAAATATCCTTAGAACCCCCTCCCAAAATAGTTCCGGCTCAATCCAACAACAAGATGGAATCATCCCCTACGCCAACACAGCAACAACCTGTAGCCACCATAGTTAGA TTAAACGCTGATGGATATGGTTCTCCAACACATCACGTGGCAGATAGAACACCCCTCATGCCTCGGGATATTGTGGAGGACTTGTCCTGCCCTGACGAATCCCATTATCCAAAAAATGCCAA AACCTCGTTGTTCATAATCATGAGTTTCGTGTATGCGAAACTCCTGATCGTCGTCTGTATCGCATACGTCATTTCCGATGTAGTAACGCACAACATACCCCTATATTACTACGAGGGATTCTTCACCTACCTCTATGGCATGAGCATATTGTTTCTCCTTTATGTCTTCTGCTTTCTCCTTCAAGAGAGCACTTGCTGCTCGGGTACAGAAAAAAATGAACCACCGAAAAAACTGACCAAAGACAAAACTAAAGAAAAGGAAAAGGAGAAGAAGAAAGAagaggaaaagaagaaaaaggaGGAGAAGGAGAAGAAGGAGAAAGAGAAGAAGGAAAAGGCTAAAGAGAAGGACAAGGATAAGAAACCTAAGAAGCAGGAGAAG ATGGAGATATACCCACGCAAGAAGCGTGATCTGGTTCATCAGAAAAGTATCTCTAGTTTCTGCGAG GGCACTTATCGACGCAACTCAGAAGGGGTAGTGGACTCAGGTCTGCCAGTCCCTGTGACCGAACTGAGTGTACAAAATGACGTGCCTGTTGTCTCTCAGGAACAGACAGCACCTGTGTCTCAACCCCCCGTTCCTCCACCACAACCACAACTTCCAACAGCACCCTTAGCAGTAACTCCTGTTCCACCAGCTTCTGTTGACCTAGAGCTGGGTACAGTTGCGAAGTGTAAACGGAAAAGGAAAACTACGCAGAACGACCATAGTCATGGTAGTTTCTTCTTGAGGATTGGAGCTATTG CATTCGGCTTGGCTACCATGATATACAATGGACTGGAATTTGGAACGTTTTTCGAAATTCCTTTCACTTCTCCATGCTACATGATTTTGAAAGGCGTAAACCCTGTACTTCAAATGATCTTCACCTTCATGCAGATGTACTTTATATTCATGAACTCGAGG ttgaatatccaTAGATTCAAGGTCATAGCACGTTTCGGCTTGATGCATGTTGTAGCGACCAATATTTGTGTATGGATTCGAACACTGGTCCTGGAATATATAAAGGAAGTCACTCTGTATCATCAAAAAGTATTCAACGCTACCTTACCTTCTGGTTATTCTCCCATTGCAG AGAGTATTCGTTTACATACGATGAGAAACGCCAACTCTGTTCTTGGTACGCACGTTGTCCAACCAGATAAAGTCTTTCCAACCCTATCAGCACTAGCCACATCATCAGACGCTACAACACCAACGGTGAGCTCCTACCTTTGGAACACCATAAGAACAGCTGCAACTACCTTGCGAAGTGTGCCCACAACTCTGCCCACAACCACAACAAGAA TGGCTGAAGATTCCAGAAGTTCTCTCAATGTCTCTGAAAGGTTGGACAGTCTCTTTCCACAGGCTTTGGTGGCCTTCAACTCAACAACTAATGCCTCTGAGAATTCTTGTGGACGTTTGAACATAATGGGAACTATTGTCAACGATTCTGCACCTTATCTTTTTCCATTTATAATCGAGTATTCCTTGATTGGAGCTGCTGTTATATATGTCATGTGGAAGCATATCGGAAGAAATCCAAA ATACGTCACTGAGGAAGATCTTGAGCACAGATTAGAGATAATGCTGTCTCGGAGAGCTGCAGCTTTGGCTCATGCACAACAGCATGGTCGTGTTGACTGCGTTGGAGCCTCAAAGGGACTATTCTTCGGGCTTCTTCTCCTAGTAGGATCCCTGATCTGCCTCATACTTTTCTTCGTATTGATCCACCAAGAGCGATTCAGTCTTCTCGCCATCTATCTGGCAGATGTTTCTCACTGCGCACTTATGGCACTCAGCATAATTGCAATTATAATTGGATTTATAAG GGTCCAGAGTCTGAAGTTCAAGGCGGAAGAACAGACGGATCTGAACGATATTCTTCTGCGTGTATCAGCGTTTGGACTCTTCCTCTATGCTGTCTTCAGCATAATAGCTGGGCACCTGAATGCTTTCACCAAGGAACCAAATATGCTAGTCATGATCACCGGTTGTCTGTCTGTGGTTCAG gtgGTGTTACAGTTGTTGTTTATCGCAGATGTGTCAAGGCGCAGGGTGCATCTCCCAGAGCACGACCGTTCTAAGCCTGGAAGACAGGTTGTTACATTCCTGCTCATATGCAACGTTACAATGTGGATCATCTACACCTTTGAAATCCAGAAAGTGGAGGCGAATCCTGTTCAGTTGGAATTTTACGGGTTCTTAGCTTGGGCCATTGTGCAGCGTTTCACACTGCCCCTATGCATTTTCCACCGTTTTCACTCAGCCGTCACTTTAGCCGAAATATGGAAAACCAGCTACAAAGCCAGACTCGAGTGA